The following are encoded together in the Cyanobacterium aponinum PCC 10605 genome:
- a CDS encoding fructosamine kinase family protein encodes MWSEIISKINQNIEQKFEMCDRRSIGGGCINQAYQLIGTQESYFIKLNSASSLDMFMAEALGLEEMYSTHTILVPKPICYGIAGNNSYIVLEYFELGRGSSQSWQLMGKKLAQLHRYQKETRFGWKINNTIGSTPQINDWGDNWSEFFAETRIGYQLKLANRKGANFSNIGEIVAQIKDILSHRNPHPSLLHGDLWSGNAAFTADGTPTIFDPAFYYGDREADIAMTELFGGFPSDFYQGYNQEYPLDSGYQQRKTIYNLYHILNHFNLFGGGYLSQAKSMINRIIK; translated from the coding sequence ATGTGGTCAGAAATTATCTCAAAAATTAATCAAAATATTGAGCAAAAATTTGAAATGTGCGATCGCCGCTCTATTGGAGGGGGTTGTATTAATCAAGCCTATCAATTAATTGGCACTCAAGAAAGTTATTTTATTAAATTAAATAGTGCCTCTAGTTTAGATATGTTTATGGCGGAGGCGTTGGGATTAGAAGAAATGTACTCAACCCATACCATTTTAGTGCCGAAACCAATTTGTTACGGTATTGCGGGAAATAATAGCTATATTGTTTTGGAGTATTTTGAATTAGGTAGAGGTAGCAGTCAATCATGGCAACTAATGGGGAAAAAACTAGCACAACTCCATCGCTATCAAAAAGAAACCCGTTTCGGTTGGAAAATAAATAATACGATTGGTTCAACTCCTCAGATTAATGATTGGGGGGATAATTGGTCAGAATTTTTTGCAGAAACGAGAATTGGCTATCAACTGAAACTAGCTAATCGTAAAGGGGCAAATTTTTCAAATATTGGGGAAATAGTGGCTCAAATTAAAGATATTCTTAGCCATAGAAACCCGCATCCTTCTTTACTTCACGGTGATTTATGGTCTGGCAATGCCGCTTTTACTGCTGATGGCACACCTACTATTTTTGATCCTGCTTTTTATTATGGCGATCGAGAAGCTGATATAGCTATGACGGAATTGTTCGGCGGTTTTCCCTCTGACTTCTATCAAGGCTATAACCAAGAATACCCCCTAGATAGTGGCTACCAACAAAGAAAAACTATCTACAACCTCTATCATATTCTTAATCACTTTAACCTCTTTGGAGGTGGTTATTTATCTCAAGCAAAATCGATGATTAACAGAATCATTAAGTAG
- a CDS encoding efflux RND transporter periplasmic adaptor subunit: MNIYSNFIKFSCLLLFLLPLASCGNPPETTAQEEESLPPSARIPSVDIQAVSREFLTPTREYIGTTEPLKEVIIRSQAEGQLLELTVDVGDRILKGQTIASLDDTLLNASLARAQAELISLNSAVTEAQSDVISAQAEVESARVRFQQAQVDANRLQQLYEEGAIAKREVELAQTEAKTAEQTLKSAQSQVKVREAAVETAKGRITSQKAVIAEEKKRLAFTKIKSPSDGYVLERLTEEGNLIQTGGEIISIGDFSQAIVNVAVSELDLAKVALGKTVNVKLDAFPNQTFTGIINQISPAAQGDSRQIPLEILLSNPEGKIKQGLLARVKFTADNPSLTIPESALQVGERDNIVFVVNNQSSETKVIAKEVTLGKRRNGKVEVLTGLNEADKIVSRSSNSLKDNQKVKLSAISK, translated from the coding sequence ATGAATATTTATTCTAATTTTATTAAGTTTTCTTGTTTATTATTATTTCTTCTTCCTCTGGCTAGTTGTGGAAATCCGCCTGAAACTACTGCCCAAGAAGAGGAATCTTTACCTCCATCTGCTCGTATTCCTTCTGTGGATATTCAGGCAGTTTCTAGGGAATTTTTGACTCCTACAAGGGAATATATCGGTACAACTGAACCCTTAAAAGAGGTTATCATACGTTCTCAAGCGGAGGGGCAATTATTGGAGTTAACAGTAGATGTAGGCGATCGCATCTTGAAAGGTCAAACTATCGCATCCTTGGATGATACTTTACTCAATGCCTCTTTAGCAAGGGCGCAAGCGGAATTAATTTCCCTTAACTCTGCCGTTACCGAAGCTCAATCTGATGTTATTTCTGCTCAAGCGGAGGTGGAATCTGCGAGGGTGCGTTTTCAACAAGCTCAAGTTGATGCCAATAGATTACAACAGTTATACGAAGAAGGTGCGATCGCAAAAAGAGAAGTAGAATTAGCTCAAACAGAAGCGAAAACCGCAGAACAGACTTTAAAATCAGCACAATCTCAAGTAAAGGTGAGAGAAGCGGCAGTAGAAACCGCTAAGGGAAGAATTACCAGTCAAAAAGCGGTTATTGCTGAGGAAAAAAAGAGATTAGCATTTACAAAAATAAAATCTCCCTCTGATGGTTATGTTTTAGAAAGATTAACGGAAGAAGGTAACTTAATTCAAACAGGGGGGGAAATTATTAGTATCGGCGATTTTAGCCAAGCCATTGTCAATGTAGCGGTATCGGAATTGGATTTAGCGAAAGTGGCATTAGGTAAAACCGTTAACGTCAAACTAGATGCGTTTCCTAATCAAACATTTACAGGTATTATTAATCAAATATCCCCTGCCGCCCAAGGTGACTCCAGACAAATTCCCCTAGAAATTCTTTTAAGCAATCCCGAAGGGAAAATCAAACAAGGCTTACTTGCAAGGGTTAAATTTACCGCCGATAATCCTTCTCTTACGATTCCTGAATCAGCTTTACAGGTGGGAGAGCGAGATAATATAGTATTTGTGGTTAATAATCAATCTTCAGAAACAAAAGTTATTGCCAAAGAAGTAACACTAGGAAAAAGAAGAAACGGTAAGGTAGAAGTTTTAACGGGTTTAAATGAAGCAGATAAAATAGTTTCCCGTAGTAGTAACTCTTTAAAAGATAACCAGAAAGTAAAACTCAGTGCTATTAGCAAATAA
- a CDS encoding HAD family hydrolase, which produces MVLKAILFDFNGVIVNDEIIHQKLIDELLLRENLPPSGNQYQKFCLGRSDRACIKDILEARGRVIGEEYLDKLIQRKAQDYRRILEEMEKLPSCDRITEFILSLQSRHLSLGIVTGALRTETEYILEKMNICQYFSVIVAGDDIKTSKPSGDGYLLAVEKINQQNPSLELKPSECLVIEDTPAGIEAGKNAGMAVVGVANTYPLHLLQRQANWCVDNLMQLDLDWINDTMKANFTL; this is translated from the coding sequence ATGGTGTTGAAAGCGATTCTATTTGATTTTAATGGGGTTATTGTTAATGATGAGATAATTCACCAAAAACTAATTGATGAGTTATTATTGAGGGAAAATTTACCGCCATCGGGTAATCAATATCAGAAATTTTGCCTAGGAAGAAGCGATCGCGCCTGTATTAAAGATATATTAGAAGCAAGAGGTAGAGTTATAGGTGAAGAATATTTAGACAAATTGATTCAAAGAAAAGCTCAAGATTATCGGCGAATCCTTGAGGAAATGGAAAAATTACCAAGTTGCGATCGCATCACTGAATTTATTTTATCATTACAATCTCGTCATTTATCCCTCGGAATCGTTACAGGGGCATTACGCACAGAAACAGAATATATACTAGAAAAAATGAACATTTGTCAATACTTCTCCGTAATTGTGGCAGGAGATGACATCAAAACCAGTAAGCCTTCTGGTGATGGTTACTTGCTCGCAGTGGAAAAAATCAATCAACAAAATCCCTCCCTAGAATTAAAACCATCGGAATGTTTAGTAATTGAAGATACCCCCGCAGGAATCGAAGCTGGAAAAAATGCTGGTATGGCAGTGGTTGGAGTCGCAAACACCTATCCCTTACATCTGTTACAACGACAAGCTAATTGGTGTGTGGATAATCTGATGCAATTAGATTTAGATTGGATCAATGATACTATGAAAGCTAATTTTACGTTATAA
- a CDS encoding ABA4-like family protein — protein MIELNQLFNLTNLFVLPFWTMMVFLPNWQWTQKIMKSYVIFLPLIFVYIYLFITGLNSESIEILSNPKLTDLAQVFSNPNITFAGWVHFLVLDLFLGRYIYWQGQTEKIWTIHSLILCLFAGPIGFLSHIITRFIQLSLIQKTEAETV, from the coding sequence ATGATCGAGCTAAACCAATTATTTAATTTAACCAATTTATTTGTTTTACCATTTTGGACAATGATGGTTTTTCTTCCTAATTGGCAGTGGACACAAAAAATAATGAAATCTTATGTGATCTTTTTGCCCTTAATATTTGTCTATATATATTTATTTATTACTGGCTTAAATTCTGAATCAATTGAAATATTATCAAATCCTAAATTGACAGATTTAGCACAAGTTTTCAGTAATCCAAATATTACTTTTGCTGGTTGGGTTCACTTTCTTGTTTTAGACTTATTTTTAGGTAGATATATTTATTGGCAAGGACAAACTGAAAAAATCTGGACGATTCACTCCCTAATTCTTTGTTTATTCGCTGGTCCTATTGGGTTTTTATCCCACATAATTACCCGTTTTATTCAATTAAGTCTCATCCAAAAAACAGAAGCAGAAACGGTCTAA
- a CDS encoding tetratricopeptide repeat protein → MDWVALLKNQQEDFIYRLKSEHFLSHRFKGVFGESFVVNKNKAIPLIQSSEKLAEKLQETLDNHDNQLTENIFKNKLIKYCVNLSFGDLLVEVNPEQHFLDDFLILALKDNHNFRIIVKLVIADSANIADFADVKWFFTPEEVKSNQIVLCAFSGEDLTLNKSQYKIIFAGFLPTYTLNISKRQNRFTFSFSHLLYMGGLKFYLTSYLDQKYDYLKQASLHNNHGDYLSAIYCYDQVLKNNSIDYKVYLLRAIAKWKIGSQQGALADLNQAIIIYPKYDLAYHWRGYIKYKIQSYQEAIFDYTEEIKINPLSIYAYYRRALCYEKTNSLLKAFEDYSQVLILNNNLYQGFYNRGNIRYELGDKEGALEDYRKALQLNPSLAKAYYNLAIIYNDLGEINQAIYNYKSAINLVPNYVKAYYNLAIIYVDLGKYRQAIIHYDKACELDNEFIQAKYNKQFLLEYLRQEKQNKYNPEYNQNSEGKSKFKKPEQFTPEITSDLLPEKEHHQDEKKIVVNNDIIKVQKENNFDKISIDPWNTKPR, encoded by the coding sequence ATGGATTGGGTTGCTCTACTCAAAAATCAACAAGAAGACTTCATTTATCGCCTTAAATCAGAACATTTTTTGTCTCATCGTTTTAAGGGTGTATTTGGAGAGTCTTTTGTTGTTAATAAAAATAAAGCTATTCCTCTGATTCAATCTTCCGAAAAATTAGCAGAAAAATTACAAGAAACCCTAGATAATCATGATAATCAATTAACAGAAAATATCTTTAAAAATAAACTGATAAAATACTGTGTTAATTTAAGTTTTGGCGATTTGCTAGTGGAAGTAAATCCTGAGCAACATTTTCTTGATGATTTTTTGATTCTTGCATTGAAGGATAATCATAACTTTCGCATTATCGTCAAATTAGTCATAGCTGATTCTGCAAATATTGCTGATTTTGCTGATGTAAAATGGTTTTTTACCCCAGAAGAAGTAAAAAGTAATCAAATTGTATTATGTGCTTTTTCTGGGGAAGATTTAACACTAAATAAAAGTCAATATAAAATTATTTTTGCCGGATTTTTACCTACCTACACTTTAAATATTTCCAAAAGACAAAATAGATTCACTTTTTCTTTTTCTCATCTCTTATATATGGGGGGGTTAAAATTTTATTTAACATCTTATTTAGATCAAAAATATGACTATTTAAAACAAGCTAGTTTACATAACAATCATGGTGATTATTTAAGTGCTATTTACTGCTATGATCAAGTTTTAAAAAATAATTCTATCGATTATAAAGTTTATTTATTAAGAGCGATCGCAAAATGGAAAATAGGGAGTCAACAAGGAGCATTAGCAGATCTTAATCAAGCTATCATTATATATCCTAAGTATGACTTAGCTTACCATTGGCGAGGTTATATAAAATATAAAATACAAAGTTATCAAGAAGCAATATTTGACTATACAGAGGAAATAAAAATTAATCCCCTCTCAATTTATGCTTACTATAGAAGAGCGTTATGTTATGAAAAAACAAATAGTTTATTAAAGGCTTTTGAAGACTATTCCCAAGTGCTTATTTTAAATAATAATCTTTACCAAGGCTTTTATAATAGGGGAAATATTCGCTACGAATTAGGCGATAAAGAGGGTGCATTAGAAGACTATCGAAAAGCCTTACAGTTAAATCCTTCCCTAGCTAAAGCCTATTATAATTTAGCTATTATATACAATGATTTAGGAGAAATAAACCAAGCAATTTATAACTATAAATCAGCCATTAATTTAGTACCAAATTATGTAAAAGCCTATTATAATTTAGCTATTATTTATGTAGATTTAGGGAAATATAGACAGGCGATTATTCACTATGATAAAGCCTGTGAATTAGATAACGAATTTATACAAGCTAAATATAATAAACAATTTTTACTAGAATATTTAAGACAAGAAAAACAAAATAAATATAACCCAGAATATAATCAAAATAGCGAAGGTAAAAGTAAGTTTAAGAAACCCGAACAATTCACTCCAGAAATAACATCAGATTTGTTACCAGAAAAGGAACATCATCAAGATGAGAAAAAAATAGTAGTTAATAATGATATTATTAAAGTACAAAAAGAAAACAATTTTGATAAAATATCCATAGATCCTTGGAATACGAAACCAAGATAA
- the hmpF gene encoding pilus motility taxis protein HmpF: MLNLDGNKQLQSNPELAGQRIVNYLRHLSRTLEKSKAQEEEIETWKESLQLQGEEIGRRQAELDQQQQLLQQQQQELARLEEEKEKLSGAWEQVRQEQARSNQNKENLANVIQEFSQSGYNRELLPQALSALDNQQALLDNCWQQLEVQKTTLQQKQQALSSKKQSLLQHRQEVRVLHEKLQQAVINLELQEHLLKEKESAFERINHNFQAVQRLDDEVSFLMDDSDETDIDFQRLESMPLGELEEVFNNLQQETSKLVNFVNMQEEELSLQSNEVKEVQHKLSQASEVEKFSLETELADAQEAMKLLNETLVGQRRNLKKQQKVLNEHLKILSRRKGLADVEFSETVSLRPLKDEIEVQKDIIARNKERVENEMNNLRQTRPHLEQELNQVRQQYEQKQAQTEILEEEWLNLYQQVAKIEVEVELLEQNINPLQQELNSARNQLQTLEPANKKIEYLLQQIQSIL; encoded by the coding sequence ATTCTCAATTTAGATGGAAATAAACAATTACAATCCAATCCTGAATTGGCAGGTCAAAGAATAGTTAATTATTTACGTCATCTTTCCAGAACCTTAGAGAAGTCAAAGGCTCAAGAAGAGGAAATAGAAACGTGGAAAGAATCTTTGCAACTTCAAGGGGAAGAAATTGGTCGTCGTCAAGCAGAACTAGATCAGCAACAACAATTATTACAGCAACAGCAACAAGAACTAGCCAGACTAGAAGAGGAGAAAGAAAAACTTAGTGGTGCATGGGAACAAGTTAGACAAGAACAGGCTCGTTCCAATCAAAATAAAGAAAATTTAGCTAACGTTATCCAAGAATTTAGTCAAAGTGGCTATAACAGAGAATTATTACCCCAAGCACTATCAGCCTTAGATAATCAACAAGCATTATTAGATAATTGTTGGCAACAGCTAGAAGTTCAAAAAACCACCTTGCAACAAAAGCAACAGGCACTAAGTTCTAAAAAGCAAAGTTTATTACAACATAGGCAAGAGGTGAGGGTATTGCATGAAAAATTGCAACAAGCCGTTATCAATTTAGAATTACAAGAACATTTACTGAAAGAAAAAGAAAGCGCTTTTGAGCGTATTAATCATAATTTTCAAGCTGTTCAACGTCTTGATGATGAGGTTAGTTTTTTAATGGATGACAGTGATGAAACTGATATTGATTTCCAAAGACTTGAATCTATGCCTTTAGGGGAATTAGAGGAAGTTTTTAATAATTTACAACAAGAAACTTCCAAGCTGGTTAATTTCGTCAATATGCAAGAAGAAGAATTATCTTTACAAAGTAATGAAGTGAAGGAAGTTCAACATAAACTTTCTCAAGCTAGTGAAGTGGAAAAATTTTCCCTAGAAACAGAACTAGCAGATGCTCAGGAAGCCATGAAACTGTTAAATGAAACCTTAGTAGGACAAAGAAGAAACCTCAAAAAGCAACAGAAAGTTTTAAATGAGCATTTGAAAATTTTAAGTCGTCGTAAGGGTTTAGCAGATGTGGAATTTTCTGAAACAGTTAGCCTTCGCCCTTTAAAGGATGAAATAGAGGTGCAAAAAGATATTATTGCCAGAAATAAAGAAAGAGTAGAAAATGAGATGAATAATTTACGACAAACTCGCCCCCATTTAGAACAAGAATTAAATCAAGTTAGACAACAGTATGAACAAAAACAAGCTCAAACGGAAATTTTAGAAGAAGAGTGGTTGAATTTATATCAACAAGTTGCGAAAATTGAGGTTGAGGTGGAACTTTTAGAACAAAATATCAATCCTTTGCAACAGGAATTAAATTCTGCAAGAAATCAACTTCAAACCTTAGAACCCGCAAACAAAAAAATAGAATATCTCTTACAACAAATCCAATCTATATTATAA
- the arsS gene encoding arsenosugar biosynthesis radical SAM (seleno)protein ArsS (Some members of this family are selenoproteins.), which produces MSFSDSIMSFSERVKHNLPKEKIDILQINLGRKCNISCTHCHVEASPKRTEELSEIACQKILKIIELFPQIKTVDLTGGAPEMNYGFAEIVRVARKFNKEVIVRTNLTIFFENNYEYLPEYFADNQLRVVASLPCYLEGNVDKQRGNGVYNKSVLALQKLNQLGYGYDPNLILDLVYNPVLPQEKKFNLTPRQDNLEENYKKYLKDNFQIKFNNLFTITNLPIGRTKFYLDKFNLTQDYLRFLEANFNSATLPFLMCRNQLSIDYLGNIYDCDFNQMSGLNAVNHQGKKLTLDDILDSNSLDLISQIRTEDYCYGCTAGSGSSCGGALL; this is translated from the coding sequence ATGAGTTTTTCTGACAGCATTATGAGTTTTTCTGAGCGAGTTAAGCATAATTTACCCAAAGAGAAAATTGATATTCTGCAAATTAATTTAGGAAGAAAATGTAATATTAGTTGTACTCATTGTCATGTAGAAGCATCCCCAAAAAGAACAGAAGAATTAAGTGAAATAGCCTGTCAAAAAATATTAAAAATTATTGAATTGTTCCCCCAAATAAAAACAGTAGATTTAACGGGGGGAGCTCCAGAAATGAATTATGGTTTTGCTGAGATTGTTAGAGTAGCTAGAAAATTTAATAAAGAAGTAATAGTAAGAACTAACCTGACCATATTTTTTGAAAATAATTATGAGTATTTACCTGAATACTTTGCTGATAACCAATTAAGAGTAGTTGCATCTCTACCTTGTTATTTAGAGGGTAATGTTGATAAACAAAGAGGTAATGGAGTCTATAATAAGTCAGTATTAGCTTTACAAAAGTTAAATCAGCTAGGCTATGGCTATGATCCTAACTTAATTTTAGACTTAGTTTATAATCCTGTTTTACCACAAGAAAAAAAATTTAATTTAACTCCTAGACAAGATAACTTAGAAGAGAATTATAAAAAATATTTAAAAGACAATTTTCAAATTAAATTCAATAATCTATTTACTATTACTAATTTACCCATTGGAAGGACTAAATTCTACTTAGATAAATTTAATTTAACACAGGATTATTTAAGATTTTTAGAAGCTAATTTTAATAGTGCGACCTTACCTTTTTTAATGTGTAGAAATCAGTTATCTATTGATTATTTGGGAAATATTTATGATTGTGATTTTAATCAAATGAGTGGTCTTAATGCTGTCAATCATCAAGGAAAAAAACTAACCTTAGATGATATTTTAGATAGCAATAGTTTAGATCTAATTTCTCAAATCAGAACGGAAGATTATTGTTATGGTTGTACTGCAGGGAGTGGTTCTAGTTGTGGGGGTGCTTTATTGTAA
- a CDS encoding methyltransferase has protein sequence MNNHLLPPHIQLTQMISGYWLSQSIYVISKLGIPDLLQNSPQTCEKMASLKNINSSALYRVMRALASVGIFSEVESQRFSLTPLGEYLCENHPQSVKATAIMLGEAPHYQAWGNLFHSVKTGKPAFDDVFGMGVFEYFKSHPEDAEIFENSMSSFSFSEERAILEAYDFSDFTTIVDVGGGYGEMLGSILEKYPQCQGILFDEEYVISHCQETLKKHNINNRCQAISGSFFEKIPSGGDAYLLKHIIHDWGDESAIAILQNCREVLPEHGKILVMEMIVPQGDTPSSAKMLDLNMLVMCPGGKERSKIEFEELFSLAGLTLHRIVTTSEEVCILEATKK, from the coding sequence ATGAATAATCATCTCTTACCGCCTCATATTCAATTAACTCAGATGATTTCTGGTTATTGGTTATCTCAATCTATTTATGTCATTAGCAAATTAGGTATTCCTGATTTATTGCAAAATAGCCCTCAGACTTGCGAAAAAATGGCTAGTTTAAAGAATATTAACTCTTCCGCACTGTATCGTGTGATGAGAGCCTTAGCTAGTGTGGGAATTTTTTCTGAAGTTGAATCTCAACGTTTTAGTCTAACTCCTTTGGGGGAATATTTATGTGAAAATCATCCCCAATCGGTAAAAGCAACAGCGATTATGTTAGGAGAAGCCCCTCATTATCAGGCATGGGGTAATTTATTTCACAGCGTGAAAACAGGAAAACCAGCCTTTGATGATGTATTTGGCATGGGAGTTTTTGAATATTTTAAGTCTCATCCAGAAGATGCAGAAATTTTTGAAAATTCTATGAGTAGTTTTTCTTTCAGTGAGGAAAGGGCGATTTTAGAGGCTTATGATTTCTCTGATTTTACTACCATTGTTGATGTGGGAGGTGGTTATGGGGAAATGTTAGGCTCAATTCTGGAAAAATATCCTCAATGTCAAGGTATTCTTTTTGATGAGGAATATGTTATTAGCCATTGTCAGGAAACCTTGAAAAAACATAACATTAATAACCGTTGTCAGGCAATTAGTGGCAGTTTCTTCGAGAAAATACCTTCTGGAGGTGACGCTTATTTACTTAAGCATATTATTCATGATTGGGGTGACGAAAGTGCGATCGCAATTTTGCAAAATTGTCGTGAAGTGCTACCAGAACATGGTAAAATTCTTGTGATGGAAATGATTGTACCTCAAGGAGATACACCCTCATCAGCAAAGATGTTGGATTTGAATATGTTGGTAATGTGTCCGGGGGGGAAAGAAAGAAGTAAAATCGAATTTGAAGAACTTTTTTCTCTAGCTGGTTTAACTCTCCATCGGATAGTTACTACATCCGAGGAAGTCTGCATTTTAGAAGCAACAAAAAAATAA
- a CDS encoding IMS domain-containing protein: MQISLDYFRILGVPLQADSDLINQAYEDRLLQLPHEGYSEYGITSRQNLLKVAYDVLKDEESRLEYESSLFTKESQEDIFLETSEEVTVEITNDLLVGALIILYDLGDFELVLRLATPYLEDKNNLEDLTDNKEEIDFIWQDLILTAVLAYLELAREKWQDKEYELAANYLQKSYNLLNQEDLFQPLKKEIKQDLGKLKPYEILELLTRENEIKEDREKALNLLQEILNIRGGIESQKIDDSGLNVDSFLRFIQQIRVYLTAEEQQILFENEAKRPSPAAAYLTAYACLARGFTERKPDLIIKAKNNLISLTIHQDVYLEQSICALLLGQTTEAEFSLSQSKEKDAIARIQEISANSPDLLPGLCVYTEKWLQTEVFPQFKGLRNVDSSLQAYFADEKVQNYLESISPPLISETEVLNESSPSVEVNNISQINYSASNLPISEEEKIIDDNRQENQSHIINTQVVEAEEEKQTTSLLVEDELSPSEDLIGFGDFLDAEIETDSEEDTPSVAKSTPRNLSPWYKSPVFVPLIGLIISTALGVAALSVTAFLAVKILFKPKPEPLNIPLSEPLIQLPSPEKELIKENLQNQLTPEKASEIIAGWLNAKQEATGPNYNFIPLNQVLSQPLASVWIANGNALRRINAYRRYEHDIKIQSAEVNPQNTTEAIIKAEVWEKSQYYQNGALKPRFSYEERLLVEYSLVKEGDKWLIQEIKVL, from the coding sequence GTGCAAATATCCTTAGATTACTTTCGTATTCTCGGAGTCCCCCTTCAGGCGGATTCAGATTTAATTAATCAAGCCTATGAAGATCGTTTGCTTCAGTTACCCCATGAGGGTTATAGTGAATATGGCATCACCTCTCGTCAGAACTTACTTAAAGTTGCTTATGATGTCCTAAAAGATGAAGAATCTCGCCTAGAATATGAGTCTTCTCTATTTACGAAAGAATCCCAAGAGGATATTTTTCTTGAAACATCGGAAGAAGTGACGGTAGAAATTACCAATGATTTGTTAGTAGGGGCGTTAATTATTCTTTATGATTTAGGAGATTTTGAATTAGTTTTAAGATTAGCAACACCCTACCTTGAAGATAAAAATAACCTAGAAGATTTAACAGATAATAAGGAAGAAATTGATTTTATTTGGCAAGATTTAATTTTAACGGCGGTTTTAGCCTATTTAGAATTAGCAAGGGAGAAGTGGCAAGATAAAGAATATGAATTAGCGGCTAATTATTTGCAAAAGTCTTATAATCTTTTGAATCAAGAAGATTTATTTCAACCTTTAAAAAAAGAAATTAAGCAAGATTTAGGAAAGTTAAAACCTTATGAAATTTTAGAATTATTAACTAGAGAAAATGAAATAAAAGAAGATCGAGAAAAAGCTCTTAATTTGCTTCAAGAAATTTTAAATATTAGGGGAGGCATTGAGAGTCAAAAAATTGATGATTCTGGATTAAATGTTGATAGTTTTTTACGTTTTATACAACAAATCAGAGTTTATTTAACAGCAGAAGAGCAACAAATTTTATTTGAAAATGAGGCAAAAAGACCCTCTCCTGCGGCGGCTTATTTAACTGCTTATGCTTGTTTGGCGAGAGGATTTACTGAAAGAAAACCAGATTTAATTATTAAGGCAAAAAATAATTTAATTTCTTTAACTATTCATCAAGATGTTTATTTAGAACAGTCTATTTGTGCTTTATTATTAGGACAGACTACCGAGGCAGAGTTTTCCCTAAGTCAGAGTAAGGAAAAAGATGCGATCGCACGTATTCAAGAAATATCGGCTAATTCTCCCGATTTATTACCCGGATTGTGTGTTTATACGGAAAAATGGTTACAAACAGAAGTTTTTCCCCAATTTAAAGGTTTAAGAAATGTGGATTCTTCCTTACAAGCCTACTTTGCGGATGAGAAAGTGCAAAATTATTTAGAAAGTATCTCTCCTCCTTTAATCAGTGAAACAGAAGTCTTAAACGAATCTTCTCCTTCTGTAGAAGTTAACAATATTTCACAAATTAACTATTCTGCATCAAACTTACCTATCAGTGAGGAAGAAAAAATTATTGATGATAACAGACAAGAAAACCAATCTCATATTATCAATACTCAAGTAGTAGAAGCAGAAGAAGAAAAGCAAACCACATCTTTGTTGGTAGAGGATGAATTATCCCCATCAGAAGATTTAATTGGTTTTGGCGATTTTCTGGATGCGGAAATAGAAACAGATTCGGAGGAAGATACGCCATCTGTTGCTAAGTCAACCCCCCGAAATTTATCTCCTTGGTATAAAAGTCCTGTTTTTGTTCCTTTAATTGGCTTAATTATTTCAACTGCGCTCGGCGTAGCCGCACTTTCAGTGACCGCATTTTTAGCGGTTAAAATCTTATTTAAACCAAAACCCGAACCCTTGAATATACCTTTGTCAGAACCTTTAATTCAATTACCATCCCCAGAAAAAGAGCTAATCAAAGAGAATCTGCAAAATCAATTAACTCCAGAAAAAGCCTCAGAAATTATTGCAGGATGGCTAAATGCAAAACAAGAAGCCACGGGGCCTAATTATAATTTTATCCCACTCAATCAGGTGCTTTCTCAACCCCTTGCTTCCGTATGGATTGCTAATGGTAATGCTTTAAGAAGAATTAATGCTTATAGACGTTATGAACATGATATTAAGATACAGTCAGCAGAAGTTAACCCTCAGAATACAACAGAAGCAATTATTAAAGCCGAAGTGTGGGAAAAGTCTCAATATTATCAAAACGGTGCATTAAAACCCAGATTTTCTTATGAAGAACGATTATTAGTAGAGTATTCTTTAGTAAAAGAGGGCGATAAATGGTTGATTCAAGAAATTAAAGTTTTATAA